The following coding sequences lie in one Mesorhizobium sp. DCY119 genomic window:
- a CDS encoding tetratricopeptide repeat protein: MEALIGGRNLSWRGSAMAVVLLSGLALTACQSGPAGELTSVDTAQGSSENISSLSAVISRNPQDPEGYNVRGSAYGRGGKYREALKDFDKAIELKPNFYQAYANRALIQRFLGDQGKALADYNQAIQLNANYDAAYIGRGNLYRKAGRTQDAFNDFQKAIQLDTTDARAYHNRGLIYQSQGQHAFAIEDFSTAISLSPDAAEPYNGRGLSYLATNDEDNAFADFNMAIKLDGNIAESWANQALIYERRGDKARAAKSYARAAQLDPNYKPATEGLARTRGS; encoded by the coding sequence ATGGAAGCATTGATCGGCGGGCGCAATCTCTCCTGGCGGGGTTCAGCCATGGCTGTGGTGCTGCTGTCCGGTCTGGCGCTCACCGCCTGCCAGAGCGGCCCGGCAGGCGAACTCACCTCCGTCGACACGGCCCAGGGGTCGAGCGAGAACATCTCCTCGCTCTCGGCGGTCATCTCCCGCAACCCGCAGGATCCCGAAGGCTACAATGTGCGCGGCTCGGCCTATGGCCGCGGCGGCAAGTATCGCGAGGCCCTGAAGGACTTCGACAAGGCGATCGAGCTTAAGCCGAATTTCTACCAGGCCTACGCCAACCGCGCCCTCATCCAGCGCTTTCTCGGCGACCAGGGAAAAGCGCTCGCCGACTACAACCAGGCCATCCAGCTCAACGCCAATTACGACGCCGCCTATATCGGCCGCGGCAATCTCTACCGCAAGGCGGGCCGCACGCAGGACGCCTTCAATGATTTCCAGAAGGCGATCCAGCTCGATACGACCGATGCGCGCGCCTATCACAATCGCGGCCTGATCTATCAGAGCCAGGGCCAGCACGCCTTCGCCATCGAGGATTTCTCGACCGCGATCTCGCTGTCGCCCGACGCCGCCGAACCCTATAACGGCCGCGGCCTTTCCTATCTCGCCACCAATGACGAGGACAACGCCTTCGCCGACTTCAACATGGCGATCAAGCTCGACGGCAACATCGCCGAAAGCTGGGCCAACCAGGCGCTGATCTACGAGCGGCGCGGCGACAAGGCGCGTGCGGCGAAGTCCTACGCGCGTGCCGCACAGCTCGACCCCAACTACAAGCCGGCGACCGAAGGCCTGGCCCGCACCCGCGGAAGCTGA